The Halofilum ochraceum genome includes a region encoding these proteins:
- a CDS encoding D-cysteine desulfhydrase family protein, with product MTDEIPPRRQLAFLPTPIVELPRLSARVGGPRIWMKRDDQTGLATGGNKTRKLEYLLGDALAQGADTLITAGAVQSNHCRQTAAAAAACGLDCHLVLGGTQPDEPNGNLLLDRLLGAHIHWAGPYRKGEDIPRLAAELRANGCTPYEVPYGGSNAVGAMGFVEAARELRVQMSERDFDFTHVVFASSSGGTHAGLLAGMRYHGLPLAPLGIQIDKEENGEPFAQIVERLASTVAASFGLEEPFADGELGLVEDYAGTYGVVGTGEREAIEMTAHTEGILLDPVYTGRAMAALIDMIRRVHFSDDDRIVFWHTGGSAALFAYADELLSR from the coding sequence ATGACGGACGAGATACCGCCACGGCGCCAACTGGCATTCCTGCCGACCCCCATCGTAGAGCTGCCAAGGCTTTCGGCGCGCGTGGGCGGGCCCCGGATCTGGATGAAGCGTGACGATCAGACGGGGCTGGCGACCGGCGGCAACAAGACCCGGAAACTGGAATACCTGCTCGGCGATGCATTGGCCCAGGGCGCGGACACCCTGATTACCGCGGGGGCGGTGCAGTCCAACCACTGCCGTCAGACTGCCGCGGCGGCCGCCGCATGTGGACTCGATTGTCATCTCGTGCTCGGCGGCACGCAGCCGGACGAACCCAACGGTAACCTATTGCTCGATCGCTTATTGGGTGCGCACATCCATTGGGCCGGCCCCTACCGCAAGGGTGAGGACATACCGCGTCTTGCCGCGGAACTGCGGGCCAACGGATGCACGCCGTACGAGGTTCCGTACGGCGGTTCGAATGCGGTGGGTGCAATGGGGTTTGTCGAGGCCGCGCGGGAACTGCGCGTACAGATGAGTGAACGTGATTTTGACTTCACGCATGTGGTATTCGCGTCCAGTTCCGGCGGCACCCACGCGGGGCTGCTTGCCGGGATGCGGTACCACGGACTGCCGCTGGCGCCACTGGGTATCCAGATCGATAAGGAAGAGAACGGCGAGCCATTCGCGCAGATCGTCGAGCGGCTCGCATCGACCGTCGCCGCATCGTTTGGCCTGGAAGAGCCATTCGCGGATGGTGAACTGGGTCTCGTGGAGGATTACGCCGGAACGTATGGCGTGGTCGGTACCGGCGAGCGCGAGGCTATCGAGATGACCGCGCATACCGAGGGTATTCTGCTGGACCCGGTCTATACCGGTCGAGCCATGGCGGCGCTCATCGATATGATCCGACGCGTGCATTTTAGCGACGATGACCGGATAGTGTTCTGGCATACCGGCGGCAGTGCCGCGTTGTTTGCATATGCCGACGAGCTTCTCAGTCGATGA
- a CDS encoding class I SAM-dependent DNA methyltransferase, with translation MNPDDTSNHSGLRDLPRDSEVVAEYYDNWAEDYDRTLGQWQYEAPEQVAARLRRELAPEAVILDAGCGTGLSGKALAAAGFATIDGMDVSARSLELAREHGVYRDLAHVDMQRLPLPYADDVYDGLVCVGVMTYLPDSADVLREFARVLKPGGCIVLTQRDHLFEERRFGETLAALEKEGVLSGSTISDPMPYLPENEEFGDEVQIHYVTCWSA, from the coding sequence GTGAATCCGGACGATACATCGAATCACTCGGGGCTCCGCGATCTTCCGCGGGATAGTGAGGTTGTCGCCGAGTACTACGACAACTGGGCGGAGGACTACGATCGGACGCTCGGCCAATGGCAGTATGAGGCGCCGGAACAGGTGGCCGCTCGTCTTCGTCGTGAACTGGCGCCGGAGGCGGTGATTCTCGACGCGGGCTGTGGTACGGGCCTGAGCGGAAAGGCGCTGGCAGCGGCTGGGTTTGCCACGATCGATGGCATGGATGTGTCGGCACGTTCGCTTGAGCTTGCGCGCGAACATGGCGTGTACCGAGATCTGGCGCATGTCGACATGCAGCGGCTGCCGTTGCCTTATGCCGACGATGTCTATGACGGGCTCGTGTGCGTCGGCGTTATGACCTATTTACCGGACAGCGCCGACGTTCTGCGCGAGTTCGCGCGGGTGTTGAAGCCAGGCGGCTGTATCGTACTGACTCAGCGCGACCATTTATTCGAAGAGCGGCGGTTCGGAGAGACGCTTGCCGCTCTGGAGAAGGAGGGTGTGCTGAGCGGATCGACAATATCGGACCCCATGCCCTACCTCCCGGAGAACGAAGAGTTCGGTGATGAGGTCCAGATCCACTATGTCACGTGCTGGAGTGCATAG
- a CDS encoding VOC family protein has protein sequence MSGIEIEGISAVTLFTRDMDRAVHFYRTLGFVLRYGGETSDFTSFHAGSGYLNLAPGDPPAGLWGRVIVYVSDVDAMYRRVQTAGITPETEPADAPWGERYFHVRDPDGHELSFAQPL, from the coding sequence ATGAGCGGCATCGAGATCGAAGGCATCAGTGCCGTTACGCTGTTCACGAGGGACATGGACCGGGCCGTGCATTTCTACCGCACGCTCGGCTTCGTGCTGCGTTACGGCGGCGAAACCTCGGACTTCACGAGTTTCCACGCCGGATCGGGGTATCTGAATCTGGCACCGGGCGATCCGCCAGCCGGATTGTGGGGGCGTGTAATCGTGTACGTCTCTGATGTGGATGCCATGTATCGGCGTGTCCAGACGGCCGGTATAACCCCCGAGACCGAGCCCGCCGACGCCCCCTGGGGCGAACGCTATTTCCATGTACGCGATCCCGACGGTCACGAGTTGAGTTTTGCGCAGCCACTGTAA
- a CDS encoding trans-3-hydroxy-L-proline dehydratase — protein MRSSKVVHVVSCHAEGEVGDVIVGGVAPPPGQTLWEQSRHIAHDGELRDFVLNEPRGGVFRHVNLLVPPKDPRADMGWIIMEPEDTPPMSGSNSMCVATVVLETGVVPMREPETHLVLEAPGGIVEVAAECRAGRVERVRVRNVGSFADRLDAALEVEGVGTLRVDTAYGGDSFVLVDAASVGLELHPDNARELALTGARITNAANEQLGFSHPENPEWDHISFCQFTDPLRREGNALVGRNSVSIKPAKLDRSPTGTGCSARMAVLYARGELAEKEAFVGESIIGSRFACHIESEVDVGGRAAIVPLISGRAWVTGTHQHMLDPDDPWPDGYRVSDTWPRVS, from the coding sequence ATGCGCTCCAGCAAGGTTGTTCATGTCGTCAGCTGTCACGCTGAAGGGGAGGTCGGCGATGTGATTGTCGGTGGCGTGGCGCCGCCACCGGGCCAGACGCTGTGGGAGCAGTCGCGGCACATCGCGCACGATGGCGAACTGCGCGATTTCGTGCTCAACGAACCACGCGGCGGGGTGTTCCGCCATGTGAATCTGCTGGTGCCGCCAAAAGATCCGCGGGCGGATATGGGATGGATCATTATGGAACCGGAGGACACGCCACCCATGTCCGGTTCCAACAGTATGTGCGTGGCGACGGTGGTGCTGGAAACGGGTGTGGTGCCCATGCGCGAGCCCGAGACGCACCTCGTCCTGGAAGCGCCCGGAGGGATCGTGGAGGTGGCAGCCGAATGCCGGGCAGGGCGGGTCGAACGCGTCAGGGTCCGCAACGTCGGATCGTTCGCCGACCGCCTCGATGCGGCGCTCGAGGTGGAGGGAGTCGGGACCCTGCGTGTCGATACCGCCTATGGCGGTGACAGCTTCGTGCTCGTCGATGCCGCGAGCGTCGGCCTGGAACTCCATCCGGACAACGCTCGCGAACTGGCACTGACCGGCGCCCGCATCACGAATGCGGCGAACGAACAGCTTGGATTCTCGCACCCGGAGAATCCCGAGTGGGATCATATTTCGTTCTGTCAGTTTACCGATCCACTGCGACGCGAAGGTAACGCGCTGGTCGGGCGCAATAGCGTCAGCATCAAGCCTGCGAAGCTTGATCGTTCGCCGACCGGTACGGGATGTTCCGCGCGCATGGCAGTGCTGTATGCACGCGGTGAACTGGCGGAGAAGGAAGCCTTTGTTGGCGAGTCGATTATCGGATCACGCTTCGCGTGCCATATCGAATCCGAAGTGGACGTGGGCGGCCGAGCCGCTATTGTTCCTTTGATCTCCGGTCGTGCGTGGGTTACCGGTACGCATCAGCACATGCTGGATCCGGATGATCCCTGGCCCGATGGTTACCGTGTAAGCGATACATGGCCGCGTGTGTCATGA
- a CDS encoding SDR family oxidoreductase: MHILVAGAHGQIAMHLHPILMERGHNVTGLIRNPDHAEGLRAIGVEPLICDLESEHEIAGMVGSPDAIVFTAGAGPGSGAERKRTLDRDGAMKIIEAARANGIHRYIMVSAMKAEQPRGNEVFQYYLQMKAEADAALRASPLEWTIVRPGRLTDDPGTGMVLAAHDLNRADIPRADVAGVLAALIEMPETSGLQFDVVAGGDPIQEALAAAVREA, translated from the coding sequence ATGCACATCCTCGTCGCCGGCGCCCACGGGCAGATCGCGATGCACCTGCACCCGATACTCATGGAGCGCGGACATAACGTAACGGGGTTGATCCGCAACCCTGACCATGCCGAGGGCCTGCGCGCAATCGGCGTCGAGCCTTTGATCTGCGATCTCGAATCCGAGCATGAGATCGCGGGCATGGTCGGAAGCCCTGATGCCATCGTGTTCACGGCCGGCGCGGGCCCCGGTAGTGGCGCCGAGCGCAAACGCACGCTTGATCGCGACGGCGCGATGAAGATCATCGAGGCAGCGCGTGCCAACGGCATTCACCGCTACATCATGGTCAGTGCGATGAAAGCCGAACAACCGCGCGGTAACGAAGTGTTCCAGTATTACCTGCAGATGAAGGCCGAAGCCGATGCGGCACTGCGGGCAAGCCCGCTTGAATGGACCATCGTGCGCCCGGGCCGACTCACCGATGACCCCGGTACCGGAATGGTCCTCGCGGCCCACGACCTGAATCGCGCCGACATCCCGCGCGCGGATGTGGCGGGCGTGCTGGCGGCACTGATCGAGATGCCGGAAACGAGCGGATTGCAGTTCGATGTCGTTGCGGGAGGCGATCCGATCCAGGAGGCACTCGCGGCTGCGGTCCGCGAGGCCTGA